A single region of the Ziziphus jujuba cultivar Dongzao chromosome 10, ASM3175591v1 genome encodes:
- the LOC107412614 gene encoding calcium-dependent protein kinase 8 produces the protein MGNCCATPGTPSQRDKQKNKKKPNPFSSDYPVSSSNGGGNKFWVLKDPTGRDISAQYDLGRELGRGEFGITYLCTDVNTGEKFACKSISKKKLRTAVDIDDVRREVEIMKHLRKHPNIVTLKDTYEDDNAVHIVMELCEGGELFDRIVSRGHYTERAAAAVMRTIVEVVQNCHKNGVMHRDLKPENFLFANKKETSPLKAIDFGLSVFFKPGERFNEIVGSPYYMAPEVLKRNYGPEVDVWSAGVILYILLCGVPPFWAETEQGVAQAIIRSVVDFKRDPWPRVSDNAKDLVKKMLEPDPNKRLTAQEVLDHPWLQNAKKAPNVSLGETVRARLKQFSVMNKLKKRALGVIAEHLSVEEVAGIKEAFQMMDNGNKGKINLEELRIGLHKLGQQIPDPDLQILMEAADVDRDGALNYGEFVAVSVHLRKMANDEHLHKAFSFFDLNQSGYIEIEELRSALNDEVDSNSEEVINAIMQDVDTDKDGRISYEEFVAMMKAGTDWRKASRQYSRERFNSLSLKLMREGSLQLANEGRS, from the exons ATGGGAAATTGCTGTGCAACCCCTGGCACTCCTTCGCAGAGGGATAAgcagaagaacaagaagaaacccAATCCATTTTCCAGTGATTATCCTGTGAGTAGTAGCAATGGCGGTGGAAACAAGTTTTGGGTATTGAAAGATCCCACTGGTCGAGATATTTCAGCCCAGTACGATTTGGGTCGAGAGCTCGGAAGAGGTGAATTTGGAATCACATATCTGTGCACGGATGTAAATACAGGTGAAAAATTTGCTTGCAAATCAATATCCAAGAAGAAGCTCAGGACTGCAGTGGACATTGACGATGTGCGGCGAGAGGTTGAGATTATGAAGCATTTGAGAAAGCATCCCAATATTGTTACATTGAAGGACACTTATGAGGATGACAATGCAGTTCACATTGTAATGGAACTTTGTGAAGGGGGAGAGTTGTTTGACCGCATTGTCTCAAGGGGGCATTACACTGAACGAGCGGCTGCAGCTGTTATGCGGACCATTGTTGAAGTTGTTCAG AATTGTCATAAAAATGGAGTAATGCATCGTGATCTCAAACCAGAGAACTTCTTATTTGCAAATAAGAAGGAAACATCCCCCTTAAAGGCAATTGATTTTGGGTTGTCGGTGTTCTTTAAACCTG GGGAGCGATTTAATGAGATAGTGGGAAGTCCTTATTACATGGCTCCAGAAGTTCTTAAGCGTAATTATGGCCCTGAGGTTGATGTCTGGAGTGCTGGAGTTATCCTGTATATTTTACTTTGTGGTGTTCCTCCTTTTTGGGCAG AAACTGAACAAGGGGTAGCACAGGCTATCATCCGCTCAGTTGTTGATTTTAAGAGGGACCCTTGGCCTAGAGTATCTGATAATGCAAAGGACCTTGTGAAGAAGATGCTTGAGCCTGACCCAAATAAGCGGCTGACAGCTCAGGAAGTGCTTG ATCATCCATGGTTGCAAAATGCCAAGAAGGCTCCAAATGTTTCACTTGGTGAGACTGTGAGAGCAAGGCTCAAACAATTTTCTGTAATGAACAAGCTCAAAAAAAGAGCTCTAGGG GTCATAGCTGAGCATTTGTCAGTTGAGGAAGTGGCTGGAATAAAGGAGGCATTTCAAATGATGGACAATGGAAACAAAGGTAAAATCAACCTTGAGGAGCTTCGGATTGGTTTGCACAAGCTTGGCCAGCAAATTCCTGACCCAGATCTTCAAATACTAATGGAAGCT GCTGATGTTGACCGTGATGGAGCTCTGAATTATGGAGAGTTTGTTGCGGTTTCAGTTCACCTGAGAAAGATGGCTAATGATGAGCACCTACATAAAGCCTTTTCGTTCTTTGATCTAAACCAGAGTGGTTACATAGAAATTGAAGAGTTGCGAAGTGCTTTAAATGATGAAGTTGATTCCAACAGTGAGGAAGTCATCAATGCTATTATGCAGGACGTAGATACAGATAAG GATGGGCGTATTAGTTATGAGGAGTTTGTTGCCATGATGAAAGCTGGTACAGATTGGAGAAAAGCATCCAGGCAATATTCAAGGGAAAGATTTAACAGCCTCAGCTTGAAGTTGATGAGGGAAGGATCATTACAATTAGCCAATGAGGGTAGATCTTAG
- the LOC107412599 gene encoding uncharacterized protein LOC107412599 yields MHSLHYLLPLHSKPTIQPWLRPLSFTNFEAAYLISNEFLVCGKRKTHQFLSSSCVVYGVEKESQHFEVDPDKAREALRNLDQQLQSLSEKKVRPPKIKASDVKLTRDQGEEKETEFSASFLAYFAGALFLFTIFYNVLFYTIIKPSIDGPDQPPSTPTAAIERQIQK; encoded by the exons ATGCATTCTCTGCATTATCTTTTACCACTTCACAGCAAACCAACAATACAGCCATGGCTTCGACCTCTTTCTTTCACCAATTTTGAAGCTGCATATTTAATTTCTAATGAGTTTCTGGTCTGTGGGAAGAGGAAAAcccatcaatttctttcttcttcttgtgtTGTTTATGGAGTTGAAAAAGAGTCGCAACATTTCGAGGTAGACCCTGACAAGGCCAGAGAAGCCCTTAGGAACCTTGACCAACAGCTCCAATCTCTCTCTGAGAAAAAGGTCCGCCCTCCTAAGATAAAGg CTTCTGATGTGAAACTAACCAGAGATCaaggagaagagaaagagaCTGAATTTTCAGCATCTTTTCTGGCTTATTTTGCTGGTGCTCTGTTTCTTTTCACAATCTTTTACAATGTACTGTTTTATACTATTATAAAACCATCCATAGATGGACCAGACCAACCTCCTTCAACTCCAACCGCAGCTATTGAAAGACAAATCCAAAAGTAG
- the LOC107412609 gene encoding uncharacterized protein LOC107412609 isoform X1, with product MKKSGGVEKKRVRRSSGAVQNGGRDPNSDTPPRKQSAKKDVYQVFAEKVRDHKELVSRWAVLQETRVEYFRGKDFTSFLRNHPEPKDILESDRNLEPEDIANALLRKNLLVRCDRVVKTVRPGKKKLSTWPAHLEIFADQVFSENDAFFAWTFVKQRPLWQTLLSFFWPVLTLAICLFPVYPHRCKLLILYSCAGLLLLFLSLLLLRATIFGALYIVIGKRVWFFPNILAEEATLRELFRFWPKKDEEERPKWTTRVFYAVVAILVILLLRHHAPDEAARARYQKRVSNIIDDVLEWNPRLALSGMMEKQQNVVNATEPETDFGDGSKMSSEDDIGSETVSEQREAEVSDSTEDSDQHKHHHDI from the exons atgaagaAATCGGGAGGAGTTGAGAAAAAGCGGGTTCGAAGGTCTTCAGGAGCTGTTCAAAACGGCGGCAGAGATCCCAACTCCGACACTCCTCCTAGG AAACAATCTGCCAAGAAGGATGTGTATCAGGTTTTTGCAGAGAAGGTGAGAGACCATAAGGAATTGGTGTCCAGATGGGCTGTTTTACAGGAGACCCGCGTGGAGTACTTTAGAGGAAAGGATTTTACAAGCTTTTTGAGAAATCATCCTGAGCCCAAAGATATTCTAGAATCAGATAGAAATTTAGAACCAGAAGATATTGCTAATGCTTTATTGAGAAAGAACCTTCTAGTGCGCTGTGATCGGGTGGTGAAAACTGTTCGTCCTGGGAAGAAAAAGTTGTCTACATGGCCTGCACATTTGGAGATCTTTGCA GACCAAGTATTTTCTGAAAATGATGCCTTCTTTGCATGGACATTTGTCAAACAAAGACCTCTCTGGCAAactctcctctctttcttttgGCCTGTGTTGACTCTAGCAATTTGCTTATTTCCAGTGTATCCCCATCGGTGCAAGCTACTAATACTGTATTCGTGTGCGGGGCTCCTCCTGCTTTTCCTGTCTCTGCTTTTAT TGAGAGCTACAATATTTGGTGCTTTGTACATCGTTATTGGAAAGCGTGTTTGGTTCTTCCCTAACATTCTAGCTGAGGAAGCAACTCTGCGAGAACTATTCCGTTTCTGGCCTAAAAAAGATGAGGAGGAAAGACCAAAGTGGACAACAAGGGTTTTCTATGCAGTAGTGGCTATTCTGGTCATATTGCTGCTAAGGCACCATGCTCCTGATGAGGCTGCTAGAGCCAG GTATCAGAAGCGGGTATCAAACATAATTGATGATGTCCTCGAGTGGAATCCAAGACTAGCTCTATCTGGAATGATGGAGAAGCAGCAAAATGTTGTTAATGCCACTGAACCCGAGACAGATTTTGGGGATGGGAGCAAAATGAGTTCTGAAGATGACATAGGTTCGGAAACAGTCTCAGAGCAGCGTGAGGCAGAAGTTTCAGACAGCACAGAAGACAGTGATCAACATAAACATCACcatgatatataa
- the LOC107412609 gene encoding uncharacterized protein LOC107412609 isoform X2, with protein MRKQSAKKDVYQVFAEKVRDHKELVSRWAVLQETRVEYFRGKDFTSFLRNHPEPKDILESDRNLEPEDIANALLRKNLLVRCDRVVKTVRPGKKKLSTWPAHLEIFADQVFSENDAFFAWTFVKQRPLWQTLLSFFWPVLTLAICLFPVYPHRCKLLILYSCAGLLLLFLSLLLLRATIFGALYIVIGKRVWFFPNILAEEATLRELFRFWPKKDEEERPKWTTRVFYAVVAILVILLLRHHAPDEAARARYQKRVSNIIDDVLEWNPRLALSGMMEKQQNVVNATEPETDFGDGSKMSSEDDIGSETVSEQREAEVSDSTEDSDQHKHHHDI; from the exons ATGCGG AAACAATCTGCCAAGAAGGATGTGTATCAGGTTTTTGCAGAGAAGGTGAGAGACCATAAGGAATTGGTGTCCAGATGGGCTGTTTTACAGGAGACCCGCGTGGAGTACTTTAGAGGAAAGGATTTTACAAGCTTTTTGAGAAATCATCCTGAGCCCAAAGATATTCTAGAATCAGATAGAAATTTAGAACCAGAAGATATTGCTAATGCTTTATTGAGAAAGAACCTTCTAGTGCGCTGTGATCGGGTGGTGAAAACTGTTCGTCCTGGGAAGAAAAAGTTGTCTACATGGCCTGCACATTTGGAGATCTTTGCA GACCAAGTATTTTCTGAAAATGATGCCTTCTTTGCATGGACATTTGTCAAACAAAGACCTCTCTGGCAAactctcctctctttcttttgGCCTGTGTTGACTCTAGCAATTTGCTTATTTCCAGTGTATCCCCATCGGTGCAAGCTACTAATACTGTATTCGTGTGCGGGGCTCCTCCTGCTTTTCCTGTCTCTGCTTTTAT TGAGAGCTACAATATTTGGTGCTTTGTACATCGTTATTGGAAAGCGTGTTTGGTTCTTCCCTAACATTCTAGCTGAGGAAGCAACTCTGCGAGAACTATTCCGTTTCTGGCCTAAAAAAGATGAGGAGGAAAGACCAAAGTGGACAACAAGGGTTTTCTATGCAGTAGTGGCTATTCTGGTCATATTGCTGCTAAGGCACCATGCTCCTGATGAGGCTGCTAGAGCCAG GTATCAGAAGCGGGTATCAAACATAATTGATGATGTCCTCGAGTGGAATCCAAGACTAGCTCTATCTGGAATGATGGAGAAGCAGCAAAATGTTGTTAATGCCACTGAACCCGAGACAGATTTTGGGGATGGGAGCAAAATGAGTTCTGAAGATGACATAGGTTCGGAAACAGTCTCAGAGCAGCGTGAGGCAGAAGTTTCAGACAGCACAGAAGACAGTGATCAACATAAACATCACcatgatatataa
- the LOC107412610 gene encoding nuclear transcription factor Y subunit A-1: MQSKSQSTSRPGPDPHTITPANVYTEPWWRTSGYNPIPPPLAGGNATNSSSLECPNGGSESNDDQSLSNDDHNEEDDDATKESPINASPQSGSYRQEHQVVQHVASNMPTARDDCLTQPTQLELVGHSIACASNLYQDPYYGGMMAAYGHQPLGYPPFIGMPQARMPLPLEMTQEPVYVNAKQYQGILRRRQARAKAELERKLIKSRKPYLHESRHQHAMRRARGTGGRFAKKNDSDASNCTSKEKGSSGPAHSSLSASSSGSEHLASDSNETWNSSNGQQEARGSQMTDTCTTQNYVNGSGCYQAHGGLQDPAYLCPGERSEEGVFSGRERGSISSNQASQRSLAIQ, encoded by the exons ATGCAGTCAAAATCTCAAAGTACAAGCCGACCAGGGCCAGATCCTCACACCATTACACCAGCCAATGTTTATACTGAACCATGGTGGCGAACGAGTGGGTATAATCCCATTCCCCCACCTCTAGCAGGGGGCAATGCAACCAATTCATCTTCTTTGGAATGCCCAAATGGTGGTTCAGAATCTAATGATGACCAGTCTTTGTCTAATGATGATCATAATGAGGAAGACGATGATGCCACTAAGGAGTCACCGATTAATGCATCTCCACAATCAG GAAGTTATAGGCAAGAACACCAAGTTGTGCAGCATGTTGCATCTAATATGCCAACGGCGCGTGATGACTGCCTCACACAGCCTACTCAACTTGAACTTGTTGGCCACTCTATT GCATGTGCATCGAATCTTTATCAGGATCCATACTATGGGGGAATGATGGCTGCTTATGGACATCAGCCTTTG GGTTATCCTCCTTTTATTGGAATGCCACAAGCTAGAATGCCTTTGCCTCTTGAGATGACACAAGAACCTGTTTATGTAAATGCCAAACAATACCAAGGGATTCTAAGGCGAAGACAGGCTCGTGCCAAAGCAGAGCTTGAAAGGAAGCTCATTAAATCTAGAAAG CCATATCTTCATGAATCTCGCCACCAGCATGCTATGAGAAGGGCAAGGGGTACTGGAGGACGCTTTGCAAAGAAAAATGATAGCGATGCTTCAAACTGCACTTCCAAAGAAAAGGGAAGTTCTGGTCCAGCGCATTCATCTCTGTCTGCTAGTTCATCAGGATCTGAACACTTGGCATCAGACTCGAATGAAACCTGGAATTCTTCCAATGGTCAGCAAGAAGCAAGAGGGTCTCAAATGACCGACACCTGCACGACTCAGAACTATGTAAATGGTAGTGGCTGCTATCAAGCTCATGGTGGCTTGCAGGATCCAGCTTATTTGTGCCCAGGTGAGAGATCAGAGGAAGGAGTGTTTTCAGGCCGGGAACGGGGAAGCATATCTTCCAATCAAGCTTCACAGAGGAGTCTTGCCATCCAGTGA
- the LOC107412600 gene encoding uncharacterized protein LOC107412600 — protein sequence MAPSGRIRTRSSSTARKTTTTRRRRKTTQLKNIKQIVGPTKNQEAFTQNSSSNEFLKIENNKIDKFEGVINVDNDDDDDGVSTSECSTPKAQRFRIPEIVTCPPAPKKQRVVSDFSTLQRSPIAFYAPPDLELFFSFALRGISV from the coding sequence ATGGCTCCCTCTGGAAGAATAAGAACAAGAAGTAGTAGTACAGCAAGAAAGACGAcgacaacaagaagaagaaggaaaaccaCCCAGCTGAAGAATATCAAGCAGATTGTAGGACCCACCAAGAATCAAGAAGCATTTACTCAAAATTCATCTTCTAATGAGTTTTTGAAGATTGAAAACAACAAGATTGATAAGTTTGAAGGTGTTATTAAtgttgataatgatgatgatgatgatggtgtcTCTACTAGTGAATGTTCAACGCCGAAAGCTCAGAGATTTCGGATACCGGAGATCGTGACGTGTCCACCGGCACCGAAGAAGCAAAGAGTAGTTTCAGATTTTTCAACGTTGCAAAGGTCTCCAATCGCTTTCTATGCCCCACCGGATTTAGAGCTCTTCTTCTCCTTCGCACTTCGCGGTATTTCAGTTTGA
- the LOC107412588 gene encoding uncharacterized protein LOC107412588 isoform X2: protein MSAKRQRVVEQGSSFYGASPGSSFMYNPTPYAYVGQPPPFPVVKLRGLPFDCTETDVAEFFHGLDIVDVLFVHKNGKFTGEAFCVLGYPLQVDFALQRNRHNMGRRYVEVFRSKRQEYYKAIAYEVSDARGGSPRRSIPRAKSYSEGKETAEHTGVLRLRGLPFSAGKDDIIEFFKDFVLSKDSVHFTMNSEGRPTGEAFVEFANAEDSKAAMAKDRMTLGSRYIELFPSSHEELDEALSRGR from the coding sequence ATGAGTGCCAAGCGTCAGCGGGTTGTTGAACAGGGTTCTTCATTCTATGGGGCTTCCCCTGGTTCAAGCTTCATGTACAATCCAACTCCTTATGCATATGTAGGACAGCCTCCACCTTTTCCTGTTGTAAAACTGCGTGGTCTTCCATTTGATTGCACGGAAACTGATGTGGCCGAGTTCTTCCATGGTCTGGACATTGTCGATGTTCTTTTTGTCCACAAGAATGGCAAGTTCACAGGGGAAGCATTTTGTGTCCTGGGGTATCCTCTTCAGGTTGATTTTGCACTTCAAAGAAATAGGCACAACATGGGAAGGAGGTATGTTGAGGTTTTTAGAAGTAAGAGGCAGGAATATTACAAGGCAATAGCATATGAAGTTTCAGATGCTCGTGGTGGTTCCCCTCGCAGAAGTATCCCGAGGGCTAAATCTTATAGTGAAGGGAAGGAAACAGCTGAACATACAGGGGTGTTGCGATTGAGGGGGCTGCCATTTTCTGCTGGAAAGGATGACATAATTGAGTTCTTTAAGGATTTTGTGTTGTCAAAAGACTCGGTCCATTTTACAATGAATTCAGAAGGAAGGCCAACCGGAGAAGCATTTGTGGAGTTTGCGAATGCAGAAGATTCTAAGGCAGCAATGGCAAAGGATAGGATGACACTTGGGAGTCGATATATAGAATTGTTCCCATCATCACACGAGGAGTTGGATGAAGCTTTATCAAGAGGACGATGA
- the LOC107412588 gene encoding uncharacterized protein LOC107412588 isoform X1 has protein sequence MFYRGKYNDGGDGREMSAKRQRVVEQGSSFYGASPGSSFMYNPTPYAYVGQPPPFPVVKLRGLPFDCTETDVAEFFHGLDIVDVLFVHKNGKFTGEAFCVLGYPLQVDFALQRNRHNMGRRYVEVFRSKRQEYYKAIAYEVSDARGGSPRRSIPRAKSYSEGKETAEHTGVLRLRGLPFSAGKDDIIEFFKDFVLSKDSVHFTMNSEGRPTGEAFVEFANAEDSKAAMAKDRMTLGSRYIELFPSSHEELDEALSRGR, from the exons atgttctacAGAGG aaaatataatgatGGTGGGGATGGACGTGAAATGAGTGCCAAGCGTCAGCGGGTTGTTGAACAGGGTTCTTCATTCTATGGGGCTTCCCCTGGTTCAAGCTTCATGTACAATCCAACTCCTTATGCATATGTAGGACAGCCTCCACCTTTTCCTGTTGTAAAACTGCGTGGTCTTCCATTTGATTGCACGGAAACTGATGTGGCCGAGTTCTTCCATGGTCTGGACATTGTCGATGTTCTTTTTGTCCACAAGAATGGCAAGTTCACAGGGGAAGCATTTTGTGTCCTGGGGTATCCTCTTCAGGTTGATTTTGCACTTCAAAGAAATAGGCACAACATGGGAAGGAGGTATGTTGAGGTTTTTAGAAGTAAGAGGCAGGAATATTACAAGGCAATAGCATATGAAGTTTCAGATGCTCGTGGTGGTTCCCCTCGCAGAAGTATCCCGAGGGCTAAATCTTATAGTGAAGGGAAGGAAACAGCTGAACATACAGGGGTGTTGCGATTGAGGGGGCTGCCATTTTCTGCTGGAAAGGATGACATAATTGAGTTCTTTAAGGATTTTGTGTTGTCAAAAGACTCGGTCCATTTTACAATGAATTCAGAAGGAAGGCCAACCGGAGAAGCATTTGTGGAGTTTGCGAATGCAGAAGATTCTAAGGCAGCAATGGCAAAGGATAGGATGACACTTGGGAGTCGATATATAGAATTGTTCCCATCATCACACGAGGAGTTGGATGAAGCTTTATCAAGAGGACGATGA
- the LOC107412612 gene encoding chaperonin-like RbcX protein 2, chloroplastic, whose protein sequence is MVGALSVVGSSVVDSHSCPCLCLDALPTTNMNLKSGGDLVLQRNYNSSMGKKHIVKPAGSLELSSSFIDSGHDRRLSVKALPRIASRSLRKQRKNRRLKIVNEFAGQYEDSFDDVKTQILNYFTYKAVRTVMNQLYEMNPTQYRWFYEFVVSNKPGDGKRFLRTLGKEKHELAERVMVTRLHLYGKWVKKCDHAAIYKEISDENLELMRERLIQTVIWPSDDTNTEKIG, encoded by the exons atggtGGGGGCTTTATCTGTTGTGGGTTCGTCTGTGGTGGACTCGCATAGTTGTCCATGTCTGTGTTTGGATGCACTTCCTACAACCAATATGAATCTGAAAAGTGGTGGAGATCTGGTTTTGCAGAGGAATTATAACAGTTCAATGGGGAAGAAGCATATCGTGAAGCCTGCTGGGTCTTTGGAGTTGAGCAGTTCCTTCATTGATTCAGGACATGATAGGCGGCTCTCAGTCAAAGCTCTTCCTCGTATTGCCAGTCGAAGTTTGAGGAAGCAGAGAAAGAATCGGAGGCTTAAGATTGTCAATGAATTTGCTGGGCAGTATGAAGACAGCTTTGACGATGTGAAAAct CAAATACTAAACTATTTTACATACAAGGCTGTGCGGACTGTTATGAACCAGTTGTATGAGATGAACCCCACACAATATAGGTGGTTCTATGA GTTTGTTGTATCAAACAAGCCTGGAGATGGGAAGCGATTCCTCCGCACCCTTGGGAAG GAGAAGCACGAACTTGCTGAAAGAGTGATGGTCACACGGCTTCATCTCTATGGTAAATGGGTCAag AAATGTGATCATGCTGCAATATATAAAGAGATATCCGATGAGAACTTGGAGTTGATGCGTGAACGGCTTATTCAGACTGTGATATGGCCCTCCGATGACACAAACACTGAAAAGATTGGATAA